The following coding sequences lie in one Onychomys torridus chromosome X, mOncTor1.1, whole genome shotgun sequence genomic window:
- the Hcfc1 gene encoding host cell factor 1 isoform X2, whose protein sequence is MASAVSPANLPAVLLQPRWKRVVGWSGPVPRPRHGHRAVAIKELIVVFGGGNEGIVDELHVYNTATNQWFIPAVRGDIPPGCAAYGFVCDGTRLLVFGGMVEYGKYSNDLYELQASRWEWKRLKAKTPKNGPPPCPRLGHSFSLVGNKCYLFGGLANDSEDPKNNIPRYLNDLYILELRPGSGVVAWDIPITYGVLPPPRESHTAVVYTEKDNKKSKLVIYGGMSGCRLGDLWTLDIETLTWNKPSLSGVAPLPRSLHSATTIGNKMYVFGGWVPLVMDDVKVATHEKEWKCTNTLACLNLDTMAWETILMDTLEDNIPRARAGHCAVAINTRLYIWSGRDGYRKAWNNQVCCKDLWYLETEKPPPPARVQLVRANTNSLEVSWGAVATADSYLLQLQKYDIPATAATATSPTPNPVPSVPANPPKSPAPAAAAPAVQPLTQVGITLVPQAATAPPSTTTIQVLPTVPGSSISVPTAARTQGVPAVLKVTGPQATTGTPLVTMRPASQSGKAPVTVTSLPASVRMVVPTQSAQGTVIGSNPQMSGMAALAAAAAATQKIPPSSAPTVLSVPAGTTIVKTVAVTPGTTTLPATVKVASSPVMVSNPATRMLKTAAAQVGTSVSSAANTSTRPIITVHKSGTVTVAQQAQVVTTVVGGVTKTITLVKSPISVPGGSALISNLGKVMSVVQTKPVQTSAVTGQASTGPVTQIIQTKGPLPAGTILKLVTSADGKPTTIITTTQASGAGTKPTILGISSVSPSTTKPGTTTIIKTIPMSAIITQAGATGVTSSPGIKSPITIITTKVMTSGTGAPAKIITAVPKIATGHGQQGVTQVVLKGAPGQPGTILRTVPMGGVRLVTPVTVSAVKPAVTTLVVKGTTGVTTLGTVTGTVSTSLAGAGAHSTSASLATPITTLGTIATLSSQVINPTAITVSAAQTTLTAAGGLTTPTITMQPVSQPTQVTLITAPSGVEAQPVHDLPVSILASPTTEQPTATVTIADSGQGDVQPGTVTLVCSNPPCETHETGTTNTATTTVVANLGGHPQPTQVQFVCDRQEAAASLVSSAVGQQNGNVVRVCSNPPCETHETGTTNTATTATSNMAGQHGCSNPPCETHETGTTSTATTAMSSIGTGQQRDTRHASSTPTVVRITVAPGALERAQSTMKPQCQTQQTNMTSTTMTVQATGAPCPAGPLLRPSVALEAGSHSPAFVQLALPSVRVGLSGPSNKDMPTGHQLETYHTYTTNTATTALSIMGAEELGAAQVVPTSTYESFQASSPSSTMTMTALEALLCPSATVSQVCSNPPCETHETGTTNTATTSNAGSAQRVCSNPPCETHETGTTHTATTATSNGSAGQPEGGQQTAGRPCETHQTTSTGTTMSVSVDALLPDATPARETLESGLEVVAVPTVTSQAGTTLLASFSTQRVCSNPPCETHETGTTHTATTVTSNMSSNQDPPPAASDQGEVVSTQGDSANITSASGITTVSSTLPRAVTTVTQSTPVPGPSVPNISSLTETTPGALTCEVPIPATITVTIANTETSDMPFSAVDILQPPEELQVSPGPRQQLPPRQLLQTASTPLMGESAEVLSASQTPELQAAVDLSSTGDPSSVQESASSAVVATVVVQPPPPAQSEVDQLSLPQELMAEAQAGTTTLMVTGLTPEELAVTAAAEAAAQAAATEEAQALAIQAVLQAAQQAVMGTGEPMDTSEAAAAVTQAELGHLSAEGQEGQATTIPIVLTQQELAALVQQQQQLQEAQAQAQQQHHLPTEALAPADSLNDPSIESNCLNELASAVPSTVALLPSTATESLAPSNTFVAPQPVVVASPAKMQAAATLTEVANGIESLGVKPDLPPPPSKAPVKKENQWFDVGVIKGTSVMVTHYFLPPDDAVQSDDDSGMVPDYNQLKKQELQPGTAYKFRVAGINACGRGPFSEISAFKTCLPGFPGAPCAIKISKSPDGAHLTWEPPSVTSGKIIEYSVYLAIQSSQAGGEPKSSTPAQLAFMRVYCGPSPSCLVQSSSLSNAHIDYTTKPAIIFRIAARNEKGYGPATQVRWLQETSKDNSGTKPASKRPMSSPEMKSAPKKSKADGQ, encoded by the exons cGACCAACCAGTGGTTTATCCCAGCTGTGAGAGGGGATATCCCTCCAGGGTGTGCAGCCTATGGCTTTGTGTGTGATGGTACTCGCCTACTGGTGTTTGGTGGGATGGTAGAATATGGAAAATACAGCAACGACCTCTATGAACTCCAG GCCAGTCGCTGGGAATGGAAGAGACTGAAAGCAAAGACGCCTAAAAATGGACCTCCTCCATGTCCTCGGCTTGGACACAGCTTCTCTCTTGTGGGCAACAAATGCTACCTATTTGGGGGTCTGGCCAATGATAGTGAGGACCCCAAGAACAACATTCCGAG GTACCTGAATGACTTATATATCCTCGAACTACGGCCAGGCTCTGGAGTGGTAGCTTGGGACATCCCCATCACTTACGGAGTTCTGCCTCCACCTCGGGAGTCACATACTGCTGTGGTCTACACTGAAAAAGATAACAAGAAATCCAAGCTGGTGATCTATGGAGGGATGAGTGGCTGCAGGCTAGGGGACCTTTGGACCCTAGACATCG AGACACTGACATGGAATAAACCGAGCCTTAGTGGGGTGGCACCCCTTCCTCGAAGCCTCCATTCTGCAACCACCATAGGAAACAA AATGTATGTATTTGGTGGCTGGGTGCCTCTTGTCATGGATGATGTCAAAGTGGCCACACACGAGAAGGAGTGGAAGTGTACCAACACGCTGGCTTGTCTCAACCTGG ATACCATGGCCTGGGAAACCATCCTGATGGATACACTGGAAGACAACATTCCTCGAGCTCGAGCCGGTCACTGTGCTGTTGCCATCAATACTCGCTTGTATATTTGGAGTGGCCGTGATGGCTACCGCAAGGCCTGGAACAACCAGGTCTGCTGCAAGGACCTGTGGTATCTGGAGACAG AAAAGCCACCACCCCCAGCCCGAGTACAACTAGTACGAGCCAACACCAATTCACTGGAGGTTAGCTGGGGTGCAGTGGCAACAGCCGACAGTTACCTTCTGCAGCTCCAGAAATATGACATTCCTGCCACGGCTGCTACGGCTACCTCCCCTACTCCCAATCCAGTCCCATCTGTGCCTGCCAACCCTCCCAAGAGCCCTGCGCCTGCAGCAGCTGCACCTGCTGTACAGCCACTGACCCAAGTAGGCATCACACTTGTGCCCCAGGCTGCCACTGCACCCccaagcaccaccaccatccaggtCTTGCCGACAGTGCCAGGCAGCTCCATTTCTGTGCCCACCGCAGCCAGGACTCAAG GTGTTCCTGCTGTTCTCAAAGTGACTGGTCCTCAGGCTACAACAGGAACCCCACTGGTCACCATGAGACCTGCCAGCCAGTCTGGAAAAGCCCCTGTCACTGTGACCTCCCTGCCTGCTAGTGTGCGAATGGTTGTACCCACACAGAGTGCCCAGGGGACG GTGATTGGCAGCAACCCACAGATGAGTGGAATGGCTGCATtggctgctgctgccgctgccacaCAGAAAATCCCTCCTTCCTCAGCACCCACAGTGCTGAGTGTCCCAGCAGGCACCACCATTGTCAAGACAGTGGCTGTGACACCTGGCACAACCACTCTTCCAGCCACTGTGAAGGTGGCCTCCTCCCCTGTCATG GTGAGCAACCCAGCCACTCGCATGCTAAAGACTGCAGCTGCCCAAGTGGGTACATCTGTGTCCTCTGCTGCCAACACGTCTACCCGCCCTATCATCACAGTACACAAATCAGGCACTGTGACAGTGGCCCAGCAAGCCCAGGTGGTGACCACAGTAGTAGGCGGAGTCACCAAAACCATCACCCTAGTGAAGAGCCCCATCTCTGTCCCAGGAGGCAGTGCTCTG atTTCCAATCTGGGAAAAGTGATGTCAGTGGTCCAGACCAAACCAGTTCAGACTTCAGCAGTCACAGGCCAAGCCTCTACAGGCCCTGTGACTCAGATCATCCAG ACCAAAGGGCCTCTGCCTGCGGGGACTATCCTGAAGCTGGTAACATCAGCAGATGGCAAGCCcacaaccatcatcaccaccacacaGGCTAGTGGAGCAGGGACCAAGCCTACGATCCTGGGCATCAGTAGTGTCTCTCCCAGCACCACCAAACCTGGCACGACTACCATTATCAAGACCATTCCCATGTCAGCCATTATCACCCAGGCAGGCGCCACAG GTGTTACCAGCAGTCCTGGCATTAAGTCCCCCATCACAATTATCACCACCAAGGTGATGACTTCTGGAACAGGAGCACCTGCCAAAATCATCACTGCTGTCCCCAAGATTGCTACTGGCCACGGACAGCAAGGAGTGACCCAG GTGGTGCTAAAGGGGGCCCCTGGACAGCCAGGCACCATCCTCCGCACTGTGCCCATGGGCGGCGTTCGCCTGGTCACCCCTGTCACCGTCTCCGCTGTCAAGCCAGCTGTCACCACATTGGTTGTGAAGGGCACCACAG GTGTCACAACCCTAGGCACAGTGACAGGCACTGTCTCTACTAGCCTTGCAGGAGCTGGGGCCCATAGCACCAGTGCCTCCCTGGCCACACCTATTACCACCTTGGGCACCATTGCCACTCTCTCAAGCCAGGTGATCAACCCTACTGCCATCACAGTATCAGCTGCACAGACCACACTGACAGCTGCTGGTGGGCTTACTACACCCACAATCACAATGCAG CCTGTCTCCCAGCCTACCCAGGTTACTCTGATCACAGCACCCAGTGGGGTTGAGGCCCAGCCTGTACATGACCTTCCTGTGTCCATTTTGGCCTCACCTACTACAGAGCAGCCCACGGCAACAGTCACCATCGCTGACTCAGGCCAGGGTGATGTACAGCCTGGCACTGTGACACTGGTGTGCTCCAACCCACCCTGTGAAACCCATGAAACAGGCACCACCAACACGGCCACCACCACTGTTGTGGCTAACCTTGGGGGACATCCTCAGCCTACCCAGGTGCAGTTTGTTTGTGACAGACAGGAGGCAGCTGCTTCTCTTGTGTCCTCAGCTGTGGGACAACAGAATGGTAATGTGGTCCGTGTCTGTTCAAACCCCCCCTGTGAGACCCATGAGACAGGCACCACCAACACTGCCACAACAGCCACATCCAACATGGCTGGGCAGCATGGCTGCTCAAACCCTCCTTGTGAGACCCATGAGACAGGCACTACCAGCACTGCTACTACAGCCATGTCCAGCATAGGCACTGGGCAGCAGCGAGACACTCGCCATGCCTCTAGCACCCCCACTGTAGTGCGGATCACTGTGGCTCCTGGGGCATTGGAGAGAGCCCAGAGTACTATGAAGCCTCAGTGCCAAACGCAGCAGACCAACATGACCAGCACCACCATGACTGTGCAGGCCACCGGAGCTCCGTGCCCAGCTGGCCCACTGCTCAGACCAAGTGTGGCACTGGAGGCTGGGAGCCACAGCCCTGCCTTTGTGCAGCTAGCCCTTCCAAGTGTTAGAGTTGGGCTAAGTGGCCCTAGCAACAAGGACATGCCCACAGGGCACCAGCTGGAGACATATCATACTTATACAACCAATACCGCAACCACAGCCCTCTCTATCATGGGTGCTGAGGAGCTTGGTGCAGCTCAGGTGGTCCCCACATCTACATACGAGAGCTTCCAGGCAAGCTCTCCCAGCAGCACCATGACTATGACAGCCCTAGAGGCACTGTTGTGCCCTTCAGCTACCGTGAGCCAAGTCTGCTCCAACCCACCATGTGAGACCCATGAGACGGGCACCACCAACACTGCCACTACCTCCAATGCGGGCAGTGCCCAGCGGGTATGCTCCAACCCGCCTTGTGAGACTCATGAGACTGGaaccacacacacagccactaCTGCCACATCAAATGGAAGTGCAGGCCAGCCTGAGGGTGGACAACAGACTGCCGGCCGTCCCTGTGAGACACACCAGACCACTTCCACTGGCACCACTATGTCAGTCAGTGTGGATGCCCTGCTTCCTGATGCTACTCCTGCTCGTGAAACCCTGGAGTCTGGCTTAGAGGTGGTAGCAGTGCCCACTGTCACCTCCCAGGCTGGTACCACGTTGCTGGCTTCTTTCTCAACACAGAGGGTATGCTCCAACCCTCCTTGCGAGACCCATGAgacaggcaccacacacacagctacCACTGTCACCTCTAACATGAGCTCAAACCAAG ACCCTCCACCAGCTGCCAGTGACCAGGGAGAGGTGGTGAGCACCCAAGGTGACAGTGCAAACATTACCAGTGCCAGTGGTATCACAACAGTGTCCTCCACACTGCCACGTGCAGTGACCACTGTGACACAGTCTACACCAGTCCCAGGTCCCTCTGTGCCG AACATCTCATCACTGACTGAGACTACCCCAGGGGCTCTGACTTGCGAAGTCCCCATCCCAGCCACGATAACAGTGACCATAGCCAACACAGAAACTTCTGACATGCCCTTCTCTGCTGTTGACATCCTGCAGCCCCCAGAGGAACTCCAGGTCTCACCAGGGCCTCGCCAGCAGCTGCCACCACGGCAACTCCTTCAGACTGCCTCTACCCCTCTGATGGGGGAGTCCGCCGAGGTCCTGTCAGCCTCCCAGACCCCTGAGCTCCAGGCCGCCGTGGATCTGAGCAGCACTGGGGACCCATCTTCAGTCCAGGAGTCTGCCAGCTCTGCTGTCGTGGCCACTGTGGTGGTCCAGCCACCTCCACCTGCACAGTCTGAAGTAGACCAGTTATCACTTCCCCAAGAACTGATGGCTGAGGcccaggcaggcaccaccaccctTATGGTAACAGGGCTCACCCCAGAGGAGCTGGCTGTGACTGCTGCTGCTGAAGCAGCTGCCCAAGCTGCAGCCACTGAAGAAGCTCAAGCcttggccatccaggcagtgctCCAGGCTGCACAGCAAGCTGTCATGG GCACTGGGGAGCCCATGGATACAtctgaagcagcagcagcagtgacacAAGCAGAGCTGGGTCACCTTTCAGCTGAGGGTCAAGAAGGTCAGGCCACCACCATACCCATTGTGCTGACACAGCAGGAGCTTGCAGCCctggtgcagcagcagcagcagctccaggaGGCTCAAGCTCAAgcccagcagcagcaccacctcCCTACTGAGGCTCTGGCCCCGGCCGACAGTCTCAATGACCCATCCATCGAGAGCAACTGCCTCAACGAGCTAGCTAGTGCCGTCCCTAGCACTGTGGCCTTGCTACCCTCAACAGCCACTGAGA GCCTGGCTCCATCCAACACATTTGTGGCTCCCCAGCCTGTTGTTGTAGCCAGCCCAGCAAAAATGCAGGCTGCAGCTACCCTAACTGAAGTGGCCAATGGCATCGAGTCCCTGGGTGTG aaaccagacctgccacccccacccagcaAAGCCCCTGTGAAAAAGGAGAACCAGTGGTTTGATGTGGGGGTCATTAAGGGTACCAGTGTAATGGTGACACACTATTTTCTGCCACCAGATGATGCTGTTCAGTCAGAT GATGACTCAGGCATGGTCCCAGACTATAACCAGCTGAAGAAGCAGGAGCTACAGCCAGGCACTGCCTATAAATTTCGTGTTGCTGGAATCAATGCTTGTGGCCGGGGGCCCTTTAGTGAGATCTCAGCCTTTAAGACCTGTTTGCCTGGTTTCCCAGGGGCTCCTTGTGCCATTAAAATCAGCAAG